The Streptomyces luteogriseus genome includes a window with the following:
- a CDS encoding ABC transporter substrate-binding protein, giving the protein MHARGHPRGTRWLRAFAVLPLLASALAACGSDEGSGRPTLNWYNFPDDSGALQKAADRCSQASGGRYRISYNKLPRAADGQRQQMVRRLAAEDDSLDILGLDVTWAAEFAEARWIREWTGAAKRQAVEGTLRVPLQTSTWKGKLYAVPYNTNTQLLWYRKDLVPTPPRTWAEMLDMAGALARQGKPHFVEIQGAQYEGLTAWFNTLINSAGGSILNASATEPSLGPPAVRAAGIMRELATSPAADPSLPNQMEDQNRLAMESGVAAFELNYPFVYPSMKANNPELFKNFRWAPYPRVDANRPARPTIGGIDLAVSAYSRHPDLAFEAALCLRNRENQLTAALEGGLPPTLRALYDEPAFMKEYPFSAEVLAALESASVRPITPVYQNVSIAVSHTLSPPSGIKPESSVNTIREQIDDALRSEGVIP; this is encoded by the coding sequence GTGCACGCGAGGGGACATCCCAGAGGGACGCGATGGCTGCGTGCGTTCGCCGTACTGCCGTTGCTGGCGTCGGCGCTCGCGGCCTGTGGCAGTGACGAAGGCTCCGGCAGGCCCACCCTCAACTGGTACAACTTCCCCGACGACTCCGGTGCGCTCCAGAAAGCTGCCGACCGGTGCAGCCAGGCGTCGGGCGGCCGCTACAGGATCAGTTACAACAAGCTCCCGCGTGCCGCCGACGGCCAGCGTCAGCAGATGGTCCGCAGGCTCGCGGCCGAGGACGACTCCCTCGACATCCTGGGCCTGGACGTCACCTGGGCGGCGGAGTTCGCCGAGGCGCGCTGGATCCGGGAATGGACAGGAGCGGCGAAGCGGCAGGCCGTCGAGGGCACTCTGCGCGTACCGCTCCAGACCTCGACCTGGAAGGGCAAGCTGTACGCCGTCCCGTACAACACCAACACCCAGCTCCTGTGGTACCGCAAGGACCTGGTGCCCACACCGCCGAGGACCTGGGCCGAGATGCTGGACATGGCCGGCGCCCTCGCCCGGCAGGGCAAACCGCACTTCGTCGAGATCCAGGGCGCCCAGTACGAGGGTCTGACCGCCTGGTTCAACACCCTGATCAACAGTGCGGGCGGCTCCATCCTCAACGCGAGCGCGACCGAGCCTTCCCTCGGTCCTCCCGCTGTGCGGGCTGCGGGGATCATGCGGGAGCTGGCGACGTCCCCGGCCGCGGACCCCTCCCTGCCCAACCAGATGGAGGACCAGAACCGCCTCGCCATGGAGTCGGGGGTGGCGGCGTTCGAGCTCAACTACCCCTTCGTCTATCCGTCGATGAAGGCGAACAACCCCGAGCTGTTCAAGAACTTCCGCTGGGCGCCGTACCCCCGGGTCGACGCGAACCGCCCGGCACGGCCCACCATCGGCGGCATCGACCTGGCGGTGAGCGCCTACTCGCGCCACCCGGACCTGGCCTTCGAGGCGGCACTGTGCCTGCGCAACAGGGAGAACCAGCTCACCGCCGCGCTCGAGGGCGGCCTGCCGCCCACCCTGCGCGCCCTGTACGACGAGCCCGCGTTCATGAAGGAGTACCCCTTCTCCGCGGAGGTGCTGGCCGCGCTGGAGTCGGCGAGCGTGCGCCCGATCACTCCGGTCTACCAGAACGTGTCGATCGCGGTCTCCCACACGCTGTCTCCGCCGTCCGGGATCAAACCGGAGAGCTCCGTCAACACCATCAGGGAGCAGATCGACGATGCCCTGCGATCCGAGGGTGTGATCCCGTGA
- a CDS encoding LacI family DNA-binding transcriptional regulator, translated as MRAPTIRDVAERAGVSKSLVSLALRGSDQVRPEKRDAVLRAARELGYRPNTAARSLSEQRTRTVGVLLNDLRNPWFVDLLEGLNSLLHANGLHMLLADARLNRRTGQDPADPLLDLRVDGLVVVGTLPDPAALGGVAERIPVVLAGSREPAPPGVDVVAGDDERGARLVAEHLIGLGHRRIAHIAGYGAVGELRRRSFEATMRRHGLGEQAVVEPSDMTEEGGYRTTVRLLSRPDRPTAVFAVNDIAAIGVLSAAEELGLRVPRDLSVVGYDNTSIARLRHVWLTTADNSSHEVGRRAARCLLERFEGAGGAGRVQLATPTLEIRGSTAPSP; from the coding sequence ATGAGAGCGCCGACCATCCGGGACGTGGCCGAACGGGCCGGTGTCTCCAAGTCGCTGGTCTCCCTCGCGCTGCGCGGCTCCGACCAGGTGCGCCCCGAGAAGCGGGACGCCGTGCTCCGGGCCGCCCGGGAGCTCGGCTACCGGCCCAACACCGCCGCACGCAGCCTGAGCGAGCAGCGCACCCGCACGGTCGGTGTCCTCCTGAACGACCTGCGCAACCCCTGGTTCGTCGACCTCCTCGAGGGTTTGAACTCCCTGCTGCACGCCAACGGCCTGCACATGCTGCTGGCCGACGCCCGCCTCAACCGCCGCACCGGCCAGGACCCGGCCGACCCGCTGCTCGACCTGCGCGTCGACGGCCTGGTCGTGGTCGGCACGCTGCCCGACCCGGCGGCCCTCGGCGGGGTGGCCGAGAGGATCCCGGTCGTGCTGGCGGGCTCCCGCGAACCGGCCCCGCCGGGCGTGGACGTCGTGGCCGGCGACGACGAGCGCGGCGCCCGGCTGGTCGCCGAGCACCTGATCGGCCTCGGGCACCGCCGGATCGCGCACATCGCGGGCTACGGAGCGGTGGGCGAGCTGCGGCGCCGCAGCTTCGAGGCGACGATGCGCCGCCACGGCCTCGGGGAGCAGGCGGTGGTCGAGCCGAGCGACATGACCGAGGAGGGCGGCTACCGCACGACCGTGCGGCTGCTCAGCCGCCCCGACCGGCCCACGGCCGTCTTCGCCGTCAACGACATCGCCGCCATCGGTGTGCTCTCGGCGGCGGAGGAACTCGGGCTGCGCGTCCCGCGCGACCTGTCCGTCGTCGGCTACGACAACACCAGCATCGCCCGGCTGCGGCACGTGTGGCTCACGACGGCCGACAACTCCAGTCACGAGGTCGGCCGGCGTGCGGCCCGCTGCCTCCTGGAGCGCTTCGAGGGCGCCGGCGGAGCGGGCCGGGTCCAACTGGCCACGCCCACCCTGGAGATCCGGGGCTCGACGGCCCCGTCGCCCTGA
- a CDS encoding cupin domain-containing protein: MTHSFVLHIPDAELEPEPLAPEQIVSGTPEVTGKVVWESEDGHQVRGVWQITPGVVTDTEADELFVVISGSATIEVEGGPTLTVGPGDMAVLREGDRTTWTVHETLRKAYAINL; the protein is encoded by the coding sequence ATGACGCACAGCTTCGTACTCCACATCCCCGACGCCGAGCTCGAACCCGAGCCCCTCGCGCCCGAGCAGATCGTCTCCGGGACGCCCGAGGTGACCGGGAAGGTGGTCTGGGAGTCGGAGGACGGCCATCAGGTGCGGGGCGTCTGGCAGATCACGCCCGGCGTGGTCACCGACACCGAGGCCGACGAACTGTTCGTCGTCATCAGCGGCTCGGCGACGATCGAGGTCGAGGGCGGGCCGACGCTCACGGTCGGGCCCGGCGACATGGCCGTCCTGCGCGAGGGCGACCGCACGACGTGGACGGTGCACGAGACCCTGCGCAAGGCGTACGCGATCAACCTCTGA
- a CDS encoding ABC transporter ATP-binding protein, translated as MAEIILEGVTKRFPDGSLAVKDVDLEIADGEFVILVGPSGCGKSTTLNMIAGLEDITEGTLRIGDRVVNDLAPKDRDVAMVFQSYALYPHMSVRENMGFPLRLAKVDKDTIDAKVTDAARILDLTEHLDRKPANLSGGQRQRVAMGRAIVRDPKAFLMDEPLSNLDAKLRVQMRTQISRLQRSLGTTTVYVTHDQTEAMTLGDRVVVMRQGLVQQIGTPAELYDLPRNIFVAGFIGSPAMNFVNATLEAGALRSPLGDLTLDDRTRQALERQNAPREVIVGLRPEAFEDVALSRDRDRTGPVFTVTVEVLESLGSDAYVYFAAEGGPVQTTELEELAKDSGLRDTGADTSHLVARLDAATRAREGEPLELRVDMAKAHVFDPATGANLTHPVRAD; from the coding sequence ATGGCCGAGATCATCCTTGAGGGAGTCACCAAGCGCTTTCCCGACGGGTCCCTCGCCGTGAAGGACGTGGACCTCGAGATCGCCGACGGCGAGTTCGTGATCCTGGTCGGTCCGTCGGGATGCGGCAAGTCCACCACCCTGAACATGATCGCCGGACTCGAGGACATCACGGAAGGCACCCTGCGCATCGGAGACCGAGTCGTCAACGACCTGGCTCCCAAGGATCGAGACGTGGCCATGGTGTTCCAGAGCTACGCCCTGTATCCGCACATGAGCGTCCGGGAGAACATGGGCTTCCCGCTGCGCCTGGCCAAGGTGGACAAGGACACCATCGACGCCAAGGTGACGGACGCCGCCCGGATCCTCGACCTCACCGAGCACTTGGACCGCAAGCCCGCCAACCTCTCAGGCGGTCAGCGCCAGCGGGTGGCCATGGGGCGGGCGATCGTCCGTGATCCCAAGGCGTTCCTGATGGACGAGCCGCTGTCCAACCTGGACGCCAAACTCCGGGTCCAGATGCGCACTCAGATCTCCCGGCTGCAGCGGAGCCTCGGCACGACCACCGTGTACGTCACCCACGACCAGACCGAGGCGATGACGCTGGGCGACCGTGTCGTGGTCATGAGACAGGGCCTGGTGCAGCAGATCGGCACCCCTGCCGAGCTGTACGACCTGCCGCGCAACATCTTCGTCGCGGGCTTCATCGGCTCCCCGGCGATGAACTTCGTGAACGCCACTCTGGAGGCAGGTGCCCTGCGCTCGCCCCTGGGCGACCTGACCCTCGACGACCGTACGAGGCAGGCGCTGGAACGCCAGAACGCGCCCCGCGAGGTCATCGTCGGGCTGCGACCGGAGGCATTCGAGGACGTGGCCCTGTCACGCGACCGGGACCGGACGGGCCCGGTCTTCACCGTCACCGTGGAGGTGCTGGAGTCCCTGGGCTCCGATGCGTATGTCTACTTCGCCGCGGAGGGCGGGCCCGTGCAGACCACCGAACTGGAGGAGCTCGCCAAGGACTCGGGCCTGCGCGACACCGGCGCCGACACCAGTCACCTCGTGGCCCGGCTGGACGCCGCCACGCGTGCCCGCGAGGGAGAACCGCTGGAGCTGCGGGTCGACATGGCCAAGGCCCACGTGTTCGACCCGGCGACCGGAGCGAACCTCACGCATCCGGTGCGGGCGGACTGA
- a CDS encoding carbohydrate ABC transporter permease: MAAVGKTHAARWGVLNVVVVLYALFPVWWIAALSFKDPGTLTDGDYIPRDWTWENYRGIFETAEFTRALINSIGIALIATVIAVALGTMAAYAVARLRFPGKRVLIGMSLLIAMFPPISLVSPLFNIERIIGIFDTWIGLIIPYMTFSLPLAIYTLSAFFREIPWDLEKAAKVDGATPVQAFRLVIAPLAAPGVFTTAILVFIFCWNDFLFAISLTSTESARTVPAAIAFFTGSSQFQQPTGSIAAAAVVITIPIIVFVLLFQRRIVAGLTSGAVKG; encoded by the coding sequence ATGGCCGCCGTGGGAAAGACGCATGCCGCCCGATGGGGCGTCCTGAACGTGGTGGTGGTGCTCTACGCCCTGTTCCCGGTGTGGTGGATCGCCGCGCTGTCGTTCAAGGACCCCGGCACGCTGACGGACGGTGACTACATCCCCAGGGACTGGACCTGGGAGAACTACCGGGGCATCTTCGAGACCGCCGAGTTCACCCGTGCGCTGATCAACTCGATCGGCATCGCCCTGATCGCCACGGTGATCGCGGTGGCACTGGGCACCATGGCCGCCTACGCGGTGGCCCGGCTGCGGTTCCCCGGCAAGCGGGTACTCATCGGCATGTCCCTGCTGATCGCCATGTTCCCGCCGATCTCCCTGGTGTCACCGCTGTTCAACATCGAGCGGATCATCGGGATCTTCGACACCTGGATCGGGCTGATCATCCCGTACATGACCTTCTCCCTGCCGCTGGCGATCTACACCCTGTCGGCGTTCTTCCGGGAGATCCCCTGGGATCTGGAGAAGGCCGCCAAGGTCGACGGGGCGACGCCCGTGCAGGCCTTCCGGCTGGTCATCGCGCCGCTGGCCGCGCCGGGCGTGTTCACCACGGCCATTCTCGTGTTCATCTTCTGCTGGAACGACTTCCTGTTCGCGATCTCGCTGACGTCCACCGAGTCCGCGCGCACCGTGCCCGCCGCGATCGCGTTCTTCACCGGGAGTTCCCAGTTCCAGCAGCCCACAGGGTCGATCGCCGCCGCCGCTGTCGTCATCACCATCCCGATCATCGTTTTCGTCCTGCTCTTCCAGCGGCGGATCGTCGCCGGACTGACCTCCGGGGCAGTCAAGGGCTGA
- the fsxC gene encoding FxsC protein, producing the protein MPVFFMSYARIPVPRYLDASQDPHRLVLQFFDELCGNVARQARVPREEAGFVERPGMPGEESIKALFESQVFVPLYSKRYFSSPRCGREWTVATHRVAQGSRPSIVPVLWTPHSPTSLPTRVKEQYPEVPEGIGEAAANYASMGMRQLLRLAERPDPENEHATAQVSAQVAQVTDWLAKHIVDQAATVPRQSRTSSGGGRATAPTTLAGLDDAFADPPFASPLHITVLAPTEEQLPVGRDNTRYGSRVDGWRPYGQAVGPLVEQMEALARHLGFEPTVLPFHKHQTELRSTEIPTAPWILVVDPWALEDPRIASQAREFDRVRRPWTAVLSILAGDDLQTMEQSDRLRGLLRTHFPRFHSEGRAGEQEAVRGLAGADVFVRWFGELVEATWMRYLRYIHSQLSRSSTDARDVPDAGAHLPQRPGLGRDNGAPSDGRLVEGRP; encoded by the coding sequence ATGCCGGTGTTCTTCATGAGCTATGCGCGCATTCCTGTTCCCCGGTACCTGGACGCCTCGCAGGATCCCCATCGGCTGGTTCTCCAGTTCTTCGACGAACTCTGCGGGAACGTGGCGCGCCAGGCGCGAGTTCCCAGGGAGGAGGCGGGTTTCGTCGAGCGGCCGGGCATGCCGGGCGAGGAATCGATCAAGGCCCTCTTCGAGTCCCAAGTCTTCGTTCCCCTGTACTCGAAGCGGTACTTCAGCAGCCCTCGGTGCGGGCGCGAGTGGACCGTCGCCACTCACAGGGTCGCTCAAGGGAGCCGCCCGAGCATCGTCCCGGTGCTCTGGACGCCGCATTCGCCAACGTCACTCCCCACGAGGGTCAAGGAGCAATACCCCGAAGTGCCGGAAGGCATCGGTGAAGCTGCCGCAAACTACGCCTCCATGGGAATGCGCCAGTTGCTCCGGTTGGCCGAACGGCCGGACCCAGAGAACGAGCATGCGACGGCCCAGGTCTCCGCCCAGGTCGCCCAGGTGACCGACTGGCTCGCCAAGCACATCGTCGACCAGGCGGCCACGGTGCCCAGACAGTCGCGGACGTCCTCCGGCGGGGGGCGGGCGACGGCGCCGACGACACTGGCCGGACTGGACGACGCCTTCGCCGACCCGCCCTTCGCCTCCCCGCTGCACATCACCGTGCTCGCCCCGACCGAGGAGCAGTTACCGGTCGGCCGGGACAACACGCGCTACGGTTCACGCGTCGACGGCTGGCGGCCCTATGGCCAGGCGGTGGGGCCGCTGGTCGAGCAGATGGAGGCCCTGGCGCGCCATCTCGGTTTCGAGCCCACTGTGCTGCCCTTCCACAAGCATCAGACGGAGCTGAGGAGCACGGAGATCCCGACAGCTCCCTGGATTCTGGTGGTGGACCCCTGGGCCTTGGAAGATCCCCGCATTGCGAGTCAGGCACGGGAGTTCGACAGAGTCCGGCGGCCGTGGACGGCGGTGCTGAGTATCTTGGCAGGGGACGATCTGCAGACCATGGAACAGTCCGATCGGTTGCGCGGGCTACTGCGGACACACTTTCCCCGCTTCCACAGCGAGGGCCGTGCGGGGGAGCAGGAGGCGGTACGCGGTCTGGCCGGGGCGGACGTGTTCGTCCGCTGGTTCGGTGAGCTGGTTGAGGCAACCTGGATGCGCTATTTGCGGTACATCCATTCGCAATTGTCCCGGAGCAGTACTGACGCCCGGGATGTTCCGGACGCCGGTGCGCACCTCCCCCAACGGCCCGGCCTCGGCAGGGACAACGGGGCGCCGAGCGACGGACGTCTCGTGGAGGGCAGGCCATGA
- a CDS encoding Gfo/Idh/MocA family protein — protein sequence MVDTLGVAVIGFGWMGRVHTQAYARVRHHYPQLPLVPELVTVAEEVPGRAEEAAAQFGFASTTRDWREVAADPRVRAVSITAPNFLHREIGVAMAEAGKHIWIEKPVGLTAEDAGAVADAVAKAGVQGAVGFNYRNAPAVEAARELIASGEIGTVTHVRVRLFSDYAAHPESALTWRYERERGGSGVLGDLASHGVDLARHLLGDITSLTADTAIFLPERARPTGATAGHIRAAGGELGPVENEDYVSCLLRFASGARGVLEACRVSVGEQNNYGFEVHGSKGAVFWDFRRMNELGISRGTTYQDQSVTTVYAGPGHGEFAAFQPGAANAMGYDDLKVIEAYRFLRSVAEGTPHGATLKDAVHSAAALDAMARSAQSGSWAEVTGRA from the coding sequence ATGGTGGACACGCTCGGCGTCGCCGTCATCGGATTCGGCTGGATGGGGCGGGTGCACACCCAGGCGTACGCGCGCGTGCGGCACCACTATCCGCAGCTGCCCCTCGTACCGGAGCTGGTGACGGTCGCGGAGGAGGTGCCGGGCCGGGCGGAGGAGGCCGCCGCGCAGTTCGGGTTCGCCTCGACGACCCGGGACTGGCGCGAGGTGGCCGCCGACCCCCGGGTGCGGGCGGTCAGCATCACCGCGCCGAACTTTTTGCACCGCGAGATCGGTGTCGCCATGGCCGAGGCGGGCAAGCACATCTGGATCGAGAAGCCGGTCGGTCTGACCGCCGAGGACGCCGGCGCGGTCGCGGACGCGGTCGCCAAGGCGGGCGTGCAGGGCGCCGTGGGCTTCAACTACCGCAACGCGCCCGCCGTCGAGGCGGCCCGCGAGCTGATCGCCTCCGGGGAGATCGGCACGGTCACCCATGTCCGCGTCCGGCTGTTCAGCGACTACGCGGCCCATCCCGAGTCCGCGCTGACCTGGCGCTACGAGCGGGAGCGGGGCGGCAGCGGGGTATTGGGCGACCTGGCGTCGCACGGCGTGGACCTGGCCCGTCATCTGCTCGGCGACATCACGTCCCTGACGGCCGACACGGCGATCTTCCTCCCGGAGCGGGCCCGCCCGACGGGCGCCACGGCCGGTCACATCCGCGCCGCCGGGGGCGAACTCGGTCCGGTCGAGAACGAGGACTACGTCAGCTGCCTGCTGCGCTTCGCCTCCGGTGCCCGCGGTGTCCTGGAGGCCTGCCGGGTCTCGGTCGGTGAGCAGAACAACTACGGCTTCGAGGTGCACGGCAGCAAGGGCGCCGTGTTCTGGGACTTCCGCCGCATGAACGAGCTGGGGATCAGCCGCGGGACCACCTACCAGGACCAGTCCGTGACCACGGTGTATGCCGGCCCGGGTCACGGGGAGTTCGCGGCGTTCCAGCCGGGCGCCGCGAACGCCATGGGATACGACGACCTGAAGGTCATCGAGGCGTACCGCTTCCTCAGGTCGGTCGCCGAGGGCACGCCGCACGGAGCGACGCTCAAGGACGCCGTGCACAGCGCGGCCGCGCTGGACGCCATGGCGCGGTCGGCGCAGAGCGGGAGCTGGGCGGAGGTGACGGGGCGGGCCTGA
- a CDS encoding carbohydrate ABC transporter permease: MSTRAQPAGTPPPPEAETEQRGPDRAALSAGARQERRLGWLLCAPAVVVMIAVTAYPIGYAVYLSLQRYDLRFPGRAEFVGLSNYGAVLSSPFWWDAFWVTLFITAVSVAIELVLGMGLALVMHRTIFWRGVIRTSVLVPYGIVTVVAAFSWQYAWTPDLGYLAELLPSGEAPLTEQWPALWLIILAEVWKTTPFMALLLLAGLALVPEETLKAAMVDGATAWQRFTKIMLPLMKPAILVALLFRTLDAFRIFDNIYVLTAGAQGTGSLSILGYDNLFTALNLGIGSAISVLIFICVGIIAFTFVKLFGAAAPGAEVKR, from the coding sequence ATGAGCACGCGGGCGCAACCCGCCGGAACCCCGCCGCCCCCCGAAGCGGAGACGGAGCAGAGGGGGCCGGACCGGGCGGCACTCTCGGCGGGCGCCCGGCAGGAGCGGCGGCTCGGCTGGCTGCTCTGTGCGCCCGCCGTCGTCGTCATGATCGCCGTGACCGCCTACCCCATCGGGTACGCCGTCTATCTGTCCCTCCAGCGGTACGACCTGCGCTTTCCCGGACGGGCGGAGTTCGTGGGCCTGAGCAACTACGGAGCCGTGCTGTCCTCCCCGTTCTGGTGGGACGCGTTCTGGGTGACGCTGTTCATCACCGCGGTGTCCGTGGCGATCGAACTGGTCCTCGGAATGGGGCTCGCCCTGGTGATGCACCGCACGATCTTCTGGCGCGGCGTCATCCGCACGTCGGTCCTCGTTCCCTATGGGATCGTCACCGTGGTCGCCGCCTTCTCCTGGCAGTACGCCTGGACACCGGACCTCGGATACCTCGCCGAGTTGCTGCCCAGCGGAGAGGCTCCGCTGACCGAGCAGTGGCCCGCGCTCTGGCTGATCATCCTCGCCGAGGTGTGGAAGACGACGCCGTTCATGGCCCTGCTGCTGCTCGCGGGCCTCGCACTGGTCCCCGAGGAGACCCTCAAGGCGGCCATGGTGGACGGTGCCACCGCCTGGCAGCGCTTCACCAAGATCATGCTGCCGCTGATGAAGCCGGCCATCTTGGTGGCCCTGCTCTTCCGCACACTGGACGCGTTCCGGATCTTCGACAACATCTACGTCCTGACCGCGGGCGCCCAGGGGACCGGCTCGCTGTCGATCCTCGGGTACGACAACCTGTTCACCGCGCTGAACCTGGGCATCGGGTCGGCGATCTCGGTCCTGATCTTCATCTGCGTCGGGATCATCGCCTTCACCTTCGTCAAACTGTTCGGCGCCGCCGCACCCGGCGCGGAGGTGAAGCGCTGA